One Rhinoraja longicauda isolate Sanriku21f chromosome 19, sRhiLon1.1, whole genome shotgun sequence genomic window, GTTGAGCACGGGcagcagtgggccgaaaggcctgctcccGTACTGCGTTGTTCtacgtgaagaaagccaatggtatgttgccattcatagcgaggggatttgagtataggagcagggaggttctgctgcagttgtacagggccttggtgagaccgcacctggagtattgcgtacagttttggtctcctaatctgaggaaagacattcttgccatagagggagtacagagaaggttcaccagattgatccctgggatggcgggactttcatatgaagaaagactggatagactcggcttgtactcgctggaatttagaagactgaggggggatcttatagaaacttacaaaattcttaaggggttggacaggctagatgcgggaagattgttcccgatgttggggaagtccagaacaaggggccacacagtttaaggataagggggaagtcttttaggaccgttttttttcacacagagagtggtgaatctgtggaattctctgccacagaaggtagttgaggccagttcattggctatatttaagagggagttagatgtggcccttgtacaatgacaataaaggcatattattattattattattattattaaagggatccggggtatggagagaaggcaggtacgggatactgagttggatgatcagccatgatcatattgaatggcggtgcgtacaggctcgaagggccgaatggcctactcctgcacctattttctctgatgtttctatgttctgtgattcCAATCTGCTTGAGTGGAGACTACCTTGATCTCTGAGATCTTCTCCTGCTGTTTGTCCTCGAACTCCTGGTAGTAATTCTTCTTCTGCTTGAGAGCGTTGAGGTTCATCTTCATTTTGTCCTGTAAACGGCAGTGGGAAACATCACGGTCGAAGGTGCATTGAGAATGGACCCCCCGGGTTGGCACCGGTTGACTCCGGCCCAACAGAGAGGGCCGGTCTGCCATCGGCCCCTCCAGGCCAATCCGCCAATCACCCCAGCCTCCAACCCACCATTCTCTCCCGTTCCCCGTTCACTCTACCTGCGGTCCGAAtggatgagacaatagacaatagacaatagacaacaggtgcaggaggaggccattcagcccttcgagcctgtacgcaccgccattcaatgcgagtatggctgatcactctcaatcagtaccccgttcctgccttctccccataccccctcactccgctatccttaagagctctatccagctctctcttgaaagcatccaacgaactggcctccactgccttctgaggcagagaattccacaccttcaccactctctgactgaaaaagttcttcctcatctccgttctaaatggccgaccccttattcttaaactgtggccccttgttctggactcccccaacattgtagttgggttggagaggctagatgcgggaagattgttcccgatgttgggggagtccagaaccaggggtcacagcttaaggataagggggaagtcttttaggaccgagatgagaaaacatttcttcacacagagagtggtgagtctgtggaattctctgccacagaggtagttgaggccagttcattggctatatttaagagggagttagatgtggccctttttgctaaagggatcagggggtatggagagaaggcaggtacgggatactgagctgaatgatcagccatgatcatattgaatgacggtgcaggctcgaagggccgaatggcctactcctgcacctattttctatgtttctatgtttctattgggaacatgtttcctgcctctaatgtgtccaatcccctaattatcttatatgtttcaataagatcccccctcatccttctaaattccagtgtatacaagcccaatcgctccagtctttcaacatatgacagtcccgccattccgggaattaacctagtgaacctacgctgcacgccctcaatagcaagaatatccttcctcaaatttggagaccaaaactgcacacagtactccaggtgcggtctcaccagggcccggtacaactgcagaaggacctctttgctcctaaactcaaactaggagaccaaaactgcacacagtactccaggtgcggtctcactagggccctgtacaactgcagaaggacctctttgctcctatactcaactcctcttgttatgaaggccaacatgccattggctttcttcactgcctgctgtacctgcatgcttcctttcagtgactgatgcactaggacacccagatctcgttgaactcccctcttcctaacttgacaccattcagaaaataatctgccttcctattcttacttccaagtgaataacctcacacttatctacattaaactgcatctgccatgtatccacccactcacacaacctgtccaagtcaccctgcagccttattgctcttcctcacaattcacactgcccccagcttagtatcatctgcaaatttgctaacgggccgaaggtcctgtttccgcactgtgtgactctatggttccccccccccccacagatcaCGGTctatctttgcttctatacttcaggtcaatcaaggaccagtctcatagaaacgtagaaaataggtgcaggaggaggccactcggcccttcgagcctgtacgcaccgccattcattgtgatcgcggctgatcgtccacaatcagtaacccgtgcctgccttctccccatatcccttgattccaccagccccctagagctctgtctaactctctcttaaatccatccagtgatttggcctccactgccctctgtggcagagaatcccacaaatgtaatatattcctttattcgtcccacgccggggaaatttacagtgtcacAGCTGCAAAGTGCATAGCAAGAgaccattcattataaataaaagtaacgacaaggataaattgtattccttggctggtactgttgactcgtctgccgggagcagtgctggttgtgcagtctcacagcagcgggaagcacgcaaggacctcctatatctccccTTCACGCACTTGTGGTGAAGGAGTctagtcactgaaggagctactcagtgcagtgagtgtcctgcatggggtgggagtcgttcggcccttcgagcctgtacgcaccgccattcaatgtgatcatggctgatcattctcaatcagtaccccgttcctgccttctccccataccgcttgactccgctatccttaagagctctatccagctctctcttgaatggcattcggagaattggcctccactgccctctgaggcagagaattcaacagattcacaattctctgagatggggaggggggggggggggatcggattggggaagatggtggggggggggggcgcttggGGGGACAAGACGGGGGGGAGATGcggagaggatgggagggggggggagatagtgggggactagatggagcgatgtggggggggagagagatagtggGGGACAAGATGGAGcgatgtggggagggagagagatagtggGGGAATAGATGGAGcgatgtgggggggagagagatagtggGGGACAAGATGGGGGTGGTCGGCTTGGGGGAGATGGGGCGCAGATAGTGGGGGGGCTTGGGGGACATGACGGGGAGATAGTGGGAGACAAGATGGAGCGATGTTgggggggagatagtggaggagaagatggagcgatgtgggtggggggagatagtggaggagaaGGTGGAgcgatgtgggtggggggagatagtgggggagaagatggagcgatGTGGGGGGGGAGATAATGGtggagatagtgggggagatagTGCGGGACAGgattgagagattgagagatggggggatgtggggggggggagatagtgggtgACAAGGAGCAATGTggggggggagatagtggaggaCAAGTTGGAgcgatgttgggggggggagatagtggggggagaagatgggaggatgtgggggggagatagtggaggagaaGATGGagcggtgtgggtggggggagataatgggggagatagtggggagaagatggagcgatgtgggtgggggacaagatggagcgatgtgggtgggggagaagatggagcgatgtgggtgggggagaagatggagcgatgtgggtgggggggagataatgggaggatgtggggggagatagtgggggagatagtgggggacaggattgagagattgagagatggggggtgtggggggatgtgggggggggagatagtgggggagaagatggagcgatgtgggggtgggggagatagtgggggagaagatggagcgatgtgggggtgggggagatagtgggggagaagatggagcgatgtggggggggggagataatgggggagatagtgggggacaggattgagagattgagagatgggggggtgtggggggatgtggggggggggagatagtggtggagagatagtgggggagaagatggagcgatgtgggtgggggggggagataatggggagatagtgggggagaagatggagcgatgtgggtggggggagatagtgggggagatagtggggggagatagtggggggagaagatggagcgatgtgggtggggggagatagtggggagatagtgggggacaggattgagagattgagagatggggggggtgtgggggggggagatagtggtggagagatagtgggggagaagatggagcgatgtgggtgggggagatagtgggggagaagatggagcgatgtgggtggggggagataatgggggagatagtgggggagatagtggggggagaagatggagcgatgtgggtggggggagatagtgggggagatagtgggggagaagatggaacgatgtgggtggggggagatagtgggggagatagtggggagaagatggagcgatgtgggtgggggagataatAGGGAGAAGATGGAGCGATGTGGAAGGGGGGAGATAagtgggggagaagatggagcgatgtgggggggggagagatagtgggggagaagatggagcgatgtgggggggggagatagtgggggagatagtgggggacagGATTGagagatggggggtgtggggggatgtgggggggggggagatagtggtggagagatagtgggggagaagatggagcgatgtgggtggggggaaatagtgggggagaagatggagcgatgtgggtgggggggagataatgggggagatagtgggggagatagtgggggagaaagatggagcgatgtgggtggggggagatagtgggggagatagtgggggagaagatggaacgatgtgggtggggggagatagtgggggagatagtgggggagaagatggagcgatgtgggtggggggagataataggggagaagatggagcgatgtggaagggggagatagtgggggagaagatggagcgatgtgggggggggagagatagtgggggagaagatggagcgatgtggggggggggagatagtgggggagatagtgggggacagGATTGAgagatgggggtgtggggggatgtggggggggggggagatagtggtggagagatagtgggggagaagatggagcgatgtgggtggggggaaatagtggggggagaagatggagcgatgtgggtgggggggagataatgggggagatagtgggggagatagtgggggagaagatggagcgatgtgggtggggggagatagtggggggagatagtgggggagaagatggaacgatgtgggtggggggagatagtgggggagatagtgggggagaagatggagcgatgtgggtggggggagataataggggagaagatggagcgatgtggaaggggggagatagtgggggagaagatggagcgatgtgggggggggagagatagtgggggagaagatggagcgatgtggggggggggagatagtgggggagatagtgggggacagGATTGagagatggggggtgtggggggatgtgggggggggggagatagtggtggagagatagtgggggagaagatggagcgatgtgggtggggggagatagtgggggagaagatggagcgatgtgggtggggggagataatgggggagatagtgggggagatagtgggggagaagatggagcgatgtgggtggggggagatagtgggggagatagtgggggagatagtgggggagatagtgggggagatagtgggggacaggattgagagattgagagatggggggatgtgtgggggggatgtAGTGGATGGAAGAGTATCACCTTGTAGATCTCCACCGCCTCGTTGATCAACATGAAGTTGTGCGCCTTGTGGCTGCGGCCATCTCTCCGGTCCAGACATACCacgcagatcagcttcttgtccgtCTCGCAGAAGAGCTTGAGCTCTTCCTCGTGGTCCAGGCAGAAAGGCCGGTTGCCCTTCACCTTCAGGTTGAGGGAGATGTTCCTGCTCTTCTTCACCAACTTGCCCAGGGCACGGTTGGCCTTGAAGGTCTTCTCCGGGAAGACCTGCCCGCACTCGGGGCACCTCGCCTCGGTCTCCCCGTCCCATTTCTTGGCGATGCAGTCCCTGCAGAAGTCATGGCCGCAGTCCAGGATGACCGGGTCGGAGTAGAGCTCCAGGCAAAGAGGGCAGTTCAATTCATCCTCCAGGCTGAGAGTGGAGTGACCAGATGCCATATTGCGCATCTAGGCGGCCGGCTtcattggggggggtggggggggggtccagggAGAGACACAGATCGCACAGATGGGTTGGGTTTGGTGGTGGGGGGCTTGGGGAGGCTTGGGGGGACAACCCGAAGACTCGGCGACCTCCCGAGCGACCGTCAGAGGGATGGGAGTGAAAGTCGGGCGGTCACTCAATCACTCAAGGAGCGAACATTCAGCGCGACTTCGGGGGAGGTTTGGCAAAAAGTTGCGCAGCgtaacaaaacacacacacacacacacacacacacacagaacccgcccccacctaccccctccaacatcaccaccctcccctcccctccccgttcccctcccctcccaatggCAACGATCTTCCCCAAGGACGAGCTCAGAGATTTAAGGTGGACCATGAAGGCAACTCGGAGCGCAATGCGTCTCTCAAATGTGGTGCCCCGAGGAGGCTGTACGCCTGGGCTTGTGGGGGGGTCTTCTTACCTCCTCTGGGCTTTGGTGGGCACTTGGagtcagctgccagaggaggtagtggaggcaggtgccACGACTACATTGTGCAGATGATCCAAAgctggggggggcagtgtgaattgtgaggaagatgcagggtgacttggacaggttgtgtgagtgggcggatgcatggcagaggcagtttaatgtggataagtgtgaggttattcactttggaagtaagaatagaaaggcagattattatctgaatggtgtcaagttaggaggagggggagttcaacgagatctgggtgtcctagtgcatcagtcaatgaaaggaagcatgcaggtacagcaggcagtgaagaaagccaatggcatgttggccttcataacaagaggagttgagtataggagcaaagaggtccttctgcagttgtaccgggccctagtgagaccgcacctggagtactgtgtgcagttttggtctccaaatttgaggaaggatattcttgctattgagggcgtgcagcgtaggttcactaggttgattcccggaatggcgggactgtcgtatgttgaaaggctggagcgattgggcttgtatacactggaatttagaaggatgagggggggatcttattgaaacatataagataattaggggattggacacgttagaggcaggaaacatgttcccaatgttgggggagtccagaaccaggggccacacagtttaagaataaggggtaggccatttagaatggagatgaggaagaactttttcagtcagagagtggtgaaggtgtggaattctctgcctcagaaggcagtggaggccagttcgttggatgctttcaagagagagctggatagagctcttaaggatagcggaatcagggggtatggggagaaggcaggaacggggtactgattgagagtgatcagccatgatcacattgaatggcggtgctggctcgaagggttgaatggcctcctgctgcacctattgtctattgtttgaaatgaaagcgtgaatgattttttctgtgtcgtcgaattggaggaaaggtttgattttagctctggtacgaagttggaagaagctggcttttaccacaagcgttgacttgcttgtcaaacgttaatgcagagtcaaatatcacggcgaggtttttgacatgcggtttgactaggcaggataggcttccaagactgcctgttatcgatttgatggagtcgggggggggggggggggggggggggcgaataggatgacctcagacttgctcccatttaattggaggaagttctgtgccatccaacattttatgtcctcaaggcagtgtaagaggctgtttaaatttgactggttgttgggtttcagggggaggtaaagctgagtgtcatcggcatagcagtggaaagaaatgccgtgcctttgaatgatttggccaagggggagcatgtatagagagaagagaatggggcccaggatggagccttgtggaactccgccggagaggctagctggagaagaggaataactgcctatgttgatgtgGTGCACCGAGGAAGCTGTTAGCCTGGGCTTGTGGGGTCTTCTTACCTCCTCTGGGCTTGGTGGGTACTTGGagtcagctgccagaggaggtagtggaggcaggtgccACCACTacattagaagattgaggagggatcttatagaaagttacaaaattcttgccatagagggagtacagagaaggttcaccagatttgatccctgagatggcagctttggtctcctaatctgaggaaagacgttcttgccatagagggagtacagagaaggttcaccagattgatccctgggatggcaggactttcatatgaagaaagactggatagactcggcttgtactcgctgggatttagaagattgaggggggaatcttatagaaacgtacagaattcttaaggggttggacaggctagatgcgggaagattgttcccgatgttgggggagtccagaacaaggggtcacacagtttaaggataagggggaagtcttttaggaccgagatgagaaagttttttttcacacagagagtggtgaatcggtggaattctctgccacagaaggtagttgaggccagttcattggctatatttaagagggagttagatgtggcccttgtggctaaagggatcagggggtatggagagaaggcaggtacgggatactgagttggatgatcagccatgatcatattgaatggcggtgcgtacaggctcgaagggccgaatggcctactcctgcacctattttctatgttcctgtttctatgaaaggcggtggaggccaattctctgaatgcattcaatagagagctagatagagctcttaaggatagtggagtcagggggtatggggagaaggcaggaacggggtactgattgagaatgatcagccatgatcacggtgaatggcagtgctggctcgaagggccgaagggcctcctcctgcacctattgtctattgaaagacatttggacagctacatggatagggaaggttttggATGCacacgggccaaacgcgggcaagtgggaccagtgggtcagcattggcaagttgggccgaagagcctgttttgagCGCTGTGTGACTGTACGATGTTGTGGCCTTTCCCCGTGGGAGAACGgcttccacccgaaacgtcgcccattccttctctccacagatgctgcccgacccgctgagttactccagcactctgtgaatcgtcacctatccatgttctccacagatgctgcccgacccgctgagttactccagcactctgtgtctaccttctactaGAATACAGTGTGGATTTAGTGGACTGAATGTTCTCTTAATCCTTGAAtaacagagctgtacagcacggaaacaggccattcggcccacctgggctagtcccatttggcccatatctctccaacccCTCTCTAATccaaatatctgtccaaatgtatctgacagggaggggagggtggggttgggtggtgtggggtggggtgggttggtggggtgggttggtggggtggtgtggtgtgggtgggggtggtaggggtgggtggggggtggtgtgggtgggggggtggggttggggggggtggttaaggtgggggtggggtggggggatgggtggtgtgggtgggggggtgggggggtggtgtggggggatgtgtggggggtgtggtgtggggggcagggtggtgtgggtggggggttggggggtggtgtgggtggggggtggggagggtggggtttagtgtgtggggggaggggagggtggggggagggaagggaagggtggggggtggggtgggggggtcatgttggagggtggtgagggtgggggtggggtgggaatgggtggtgtgggtggggggttgggggggtgtgggaggtggggtgggtggggtcgtgttggtgggtggtgagggtgggttgGGGATGGGTGGTGTcggtggggaggtgtgtgtggggatagggtgggtggggggttggggggtggtgtgggtggggggttggggtggtgcatgtggggggaggggagggtggggtgggggggtcgtgttggcgggtggggagggtggggggtggggtggggggatgggtggtgtgggtggggaggatggggtggtgtgggtgggggggtggggttgggggggtggtgagggtggggtggggggatgggtggtgtgggtgggggggtgggggtggtgtgtgggtggggggtggggtggtgtgtgtggggggaggggagggtggggggtggggtgggaggggagggtgtcgtGTGGATGGtggctgggggtgggtggggatgggtggggatgggtggggatggttggggatgggtggggatgggtggggatgggtggggatgggtggggatgggtggggatgggtggggatgggtggggatgggtggggatgggtggggatgggtgggggtgtgtggggtgggtggggatgggtggggatgggagggcgGGGGGGGTCATATGTagtggatgggatgggggggactgtttgatgggggaggggtggagttgggggcATGAGGTTggtgaggggatgggatggggtgtgtgtttgggagaGGGTTTGGGTAGTAGACCTGTGATTGGGGGGGTGTgatttggggtggggtgggggcatgTGATTGGGGGGGTGTGTGATTGGGAGGGTGGGCGTGTGATTGGGAGGTgttttggggaggggtggggcatgtgattgtgagggggggggttggggccTGTGGTTCGGAGATGGTCGGTGGGGGGCAATgataaggggggagggtgggggctgtgataaggggggatggtgggggactGTGATaagcgggggggtgggggcatgTGATTGGGGGTGTGTGATTGGGGGGGTgtgattgtggggggtgggggcttgTGATTCGGagatgggagagggtgggggccgtgataaggggggagggtgggggcgtgTGATTGGGGGGGGCGTGTGATTGGGGGGTGTGGTgatttggggaggggtgggggcgtgTGATTGGGGGAGGTGTGATTgggagggtgggtgtgtgatTGAGAGGTgttttggggaggggtggggcatgtgatgggggggtgggggcctgtgactcggagatgggggagggtgggggggctgtgataaggggggagggtgggattacCTGTGGGCAGTTGGTGTTGGAGACAGAGTTTGACCACAACTTGTTTACACTTCACCCTGCGTCTTGGTTTTGGTTTTCTACCGAGTCCATGTTTGGGGGAATTGACTTGTCTGAAGGTTACGCGACGTTGTCGGATTAGCTACTAGCGAGGGAATGTCCGGAACTCGGtgtgattggggagggagggggggtaggggggaggttgtGAGCCGGGCCAAACCCACGCCTTTTGCTGACCACGCATGTATAACTTGTAGGTCATGTTGAAACATTAGTTTCCGATCAGCGAGCGGCTCTTCGACCGACTGCCCTTGAGAGAGGATTGTTTCTGTTCCTGCACTCAGCGGACATTTGGAACATTCAGCCACTTTATACCGACTCAGTGAACCCCGGTCGATCAAAGCacaaagaggagttgagtataggagcaaagaggtccttctgcagttgtacagggccctagtgagaccgcacctggagtactgtgtgcagttttggtctccaaatttgaggaaggacgtccttgctattgagtataggagcaaagaggtccttctgcagttgtacagggccctagtgagaccgcacctggagtactgtgtgcagttttggtctccaaatttgaggaaggatattcttgctattgagggcgtgcagcgtaggttcactaggttaattcccggaatggcgggactgtcatatgttgaaagactggagcaactaggct contains:
- the LOC144602487 gene encoding nuclear factor 7, brain-like yields the protein MASGHSTLSLEDELNCPLCLELYSDPVILDCGHDFCRDCIAKKWDGETEARCPECGQVFPEKTFKANRALGKLVKKSRNISLNLKVKGNRPFCLDHEEELKLFCETDKKLICVVCLDRRDGRSHKAHNFMLINEAVEIYKDKMKMNLNALKQKKNYYQEFEDKQQEKISEIKDQSNKLQSHITTEFTKLRSVLDEKQKGLFNDLLSQESDVLLKMEMNLRRIQDNLTLTQQTLSNVQKRLEHQDVYTLLKIQTEKEQMKSNDILGFFQNNLSLLQIGHLD